CTGGGCCCCTCTCAGCTCCGGGGATCTGAAGCCTGGAGCAGTCCTGGAGCAGCTaacccagcagcaggacactCAGGAGATGCTGTGCAGCCCTGGCCACCACCCCACACTGCCCATCCAGCTCAGCTCAGAGATGGGACCAGCAGGAAGACTATGGAGGAACCTGGAGCTCCCaaggcagctccatcccagcagaCACTGTCCTGCCCCCAGACCCCTCGTTCCCCAGCCCTGGACTCACTCTCCAGCTCCTCGATGCCGCTGTCATACACACTGGGTGCTGCTTTCCTCTTCAGCtcctccaggtgctgctggtACTGGCAGGCAGGGCCCCTCTCAAAGTCCTCCAGCACTTGGTCAAACTCCCGCAGGAGGGCACTGAGCTCATCGGccatggctggggctggggggcagcagggaatggggctggggctgggagggcagcagggaatgGAGATGGGAGGGCAgaaagggatggggatggggatggggaggcagcagggaatggggctggggctggggctggggctgggggggcagcagggaatggggatggggctgggagggcagcagggaatgGAGATGGGAGGGCagaaggggatggggatggggatggggaggcagcagggaatggggatggggctgggggagcagcagggaatggggatggggatgggagggcagcaggggatggggatggggctgggggggcagcagggaatggggctgggggcacagACCGGGCAAAGACCCCCAGGAGAAGCCTgacaggagctgggctggggacagggctggggtcACAGCCACCTCTATGCAGCTGAGCTCCATGCAGTGAGTTCAGAGCTGATTGTCCCttaccccccctccccccccccagagctcTGGGCACATCCAGCTCCTTATCTCAGAACggtttgggctgggagggactTCCAAGACCATGAACctccacccctgccatgggcaaggacaccccccaaagcccaggctgctccagccccatccaacctgggctgagacactgccagggatggggcagccacagcttccttgggcaccctggggctcagcaccctcacaccctgctcctggggcagctgggCCGTGGTCCCTCCAGCTCATCCCAGCAGCGAGCAGGGTCTGAGCCCCGTGGGAACTGAtcccaggcagggaaggggctcgAGCACGGACCCAGCTTCTCACCCAACCTCCGGGGGGGCCTCGGGGGGATGAGGAGGGTCCAGGGCTGAGCCCGGGTgaccaggagcaggagggagctgggcagctTTAGAGCCAGCCGGGGGTCGGGGAGACACACAGCCCCTTCCACCCGCTCCCGAGGAGCCCCCGACAGGGGAATTGGGGATCGGGGGGATCGGTGTAGAGACCCCGGAGAACGGGGGGTGACCcggggggggcagggggagtcCTGGGGAGGGGTCGGGGCAGAGCACGGCACTCACCGGCACCTCCGGGCGTCAGCAGAGGATCCCGCCGGGCGCGTCCGTTTTACCGAGGGGGGGGAacgggaggggaaggggggtgtGGTCATGGGGCTCGTCCTTCCCTGGGGTGTCCCCGGGGGTGTCCCcccacatacacacacacacaccccggATAAACGCGCGTTTGGCCTCAAACCGGAGCCGTTTATTTGGCGCCACGGGGGGTTTGACATCGCGAGGTCTGAAAGAGAAATtgagtaaaaaaacccaccaaaaacgGAAGGAAAAGGATGTTTTCTGGGACTACAAACCCACTCGCACGTGGGTGATGTACCGGCCGGAGGCGCTGGAGCCCCCAGCGCTCGATTCCGGCCGTGAGACCCCTCcagggggggctttggggggtCTTGGtgctcaaaaccagaaaaacaaaaataagaatcACATCAAAAGCAACCGGGTTCTCCAGAGCCGGTCGGGTTGAGGGCCCGGGTTCACTTTGAGAGgctgaaataaaacaagtgATGAATAAAGCCTCGTGCATGCCGGGcagacagggaggaaaaaaaccaaaacctcagTTGCGGCCAGAACCCCAGGGCGGGTGATGCCAGGCTGCCCTCGCTCCGAGTTTTCAGCCGTATCCATCCCCTCGGTGGCATCGAGCAGTCCCCAAGACCCTGCAGCAATCTGTGAGTTCTCTGTAGCTAAACGGAGCCCCTGGGCCGGGCCAGCCCCCAGCTCGGGCAGCAAAGTGCTGAAGGGTTCGGGTTTCGGGAGAGTCCAAGCGAAGAGCTGCCCCGTGCTTCAGCATCCCTGGCCACGCTCGGGGTGAACACCCGTGGGATCTCCCCTCTGCAGCCTCGTGAGTGGTTCCGGTGCTGCTGGTTCTGGTGGGCTCAGGAACCTTCAGCAGGCTCAGGGGATCCCGAGTTTATCCGCTGGACAGACTCCACAGCACCGCTGCTCCCGGAGCTTATCGGTTCCCGGGAGGCTCTCCCCGGGCTATCTCAGCACACCCGGGGCCGCTTCCCCACCCATCCCGCCCCTGCCCGGCCCGGGACGGGACCTCTGCAACGGGACATGGACCCTGGGCGGTGCGGGACCTTCCGGCAGGGGATGTGAGGAGCCGTGACACTGATGTGACAGTgagggacaggagcagagccacgggctggctgctggcagagcaggaggggagcaCACGGCCGCGGAGCTGCATCaccccctccctcagcccctgtCCCCTGGGGCCAGGGCTCCCCTGGGCACCCACAGCCCCTGGAGTGCATCgggggtcgggggggggggttgggcttGTCCGGGGTCAGGTTGCCCcgtgctgagcagagcaggcagggcagaggctTCCCTAGAGCCCAACGTCCAGGTTGAGGAAGGAGAGGTTGCTGTACAACTGTGATgaaactgagctgctgctccccaggctgtGGGGCATCCCGGGCAGgggggctgagctctgctcctctgatgGACCCTCATGCTCTGTGCTCCTGagaaagttaagaaaaaaaaagagatgctgTTTGCAAACTGCTTCCTTTGCCCGTTCCAGAGCTGGAGCCCGGGGGGGGAAtcctggggggcatcaggaCAAAGGCTGTGGGGGGTTTGCACAGAGGGCTCAGGAGTGGTGGGGTTTGCTTGCGAGTTGCTGCCTGAGATGGTAGGAGGGCCAGGAAGGTCTCAGCAGGCTGGgtgcc
The Heliangelus exortis chromosome 14, bHelExo1.hap1, whole genome shotgun sequence DNA segment above includes these coding regions:
- the LOC139802548 gene encoding regulator of cell cycle RGCC-like isoform X2 gives rise to the protein MADELSALLREFDQVLEDFERGPACQYQQHLEELKRKAAPSVYDSGIEELESTSTSPGSSLSSSEEDINTPTDTSQPKAKLGDTQELEEFIADLDKALEEM
- the LOC139802548 gene encoding regulator of cell cycle RGCC-like isoform X3, whose translation is MADELSALLREFDQVLEDFERGPACQYQQHLEELKRKAAPSVYDSGIEELESTSTSPGSSLSSSEEDINTPTDTSQPKVQKPLEQGAEILSGAGRGRAEP